One part of the Rhodococcus oxybenzonivorans genome encodes these proteins:
- the lysA gene encoding diaminopimelate decarboxylase, translating into MNAHPAGPKHAEQLHAPGLPERPTDATAFAALAPEVWPRNAERGPDGVVRLAGIPVTELAETYGTPLFVVDEDDFRSRCRDMARAFGPSAKVHYASKAFLCGEIARWVADEGLSLDVASGGELAIALHAGFPAERIAMHGNNKSVAELQAAVKAGVGHIVLDSSMEIDRLDAVAAEAGVVQDVLIRVTVGVEAHTHEFISTAHEDQKFGFSLAGGKAIDAVRRVFAADNLRLVGLHSHIGSQIFDVDGFEVAAHRVIGLLRDVVAEFGVDKTAQISIIDLGGGMGISYVPSDDPPPVDELAAKLGDIVRNESALAGLPEPTLAVEPGRAIAGPGTVTLYEVGTIKDVTVGSALTRRYVSVDGGMSDNIRTALYQAEYEAKLVSRVSGAEPVVSRVVGKHCESGDVVIRDTWMPEDIDAGDLLAVAATGAYCYSMSSRYNLLTRPAVVAVRDGQSRVILRRETVEDLLSLEVQE; encoded by the coding sequence GTGAACGCGCATCCCGCCGGTCCCAAGCACGCCGAACAGCTACACGCGCCCGGACTGCCCGAACGTCCCACCGACGCAACGGCATTCGCGGCGCTCGCTCCTGAGGTGTGGCCCCGCAACGCGGAACGCGGTCCGGACGGAGTCGTCCGATTGGCCGGGATTCCGGTCACCGAACTCGCGGAGACGTACGGGACGCCACTGTTCGTCGTCGACGAGGACGATTTCCGCTCCCGCTGCCGTGACATGGCGCGCGCATTCGGGCCCTCGGCCAAAGTCCACTACGCGTCCAAGGCGTTTCTCTGCGGCGAGATCGCCCGTTGGGTGGCAGACGAGGGGCTGTCGCTCGACGTCGCCTCGGGCGGTGAATTGGCGATTGCGTTGCATGCAGGGTTCCCGGCGGAGCGAATCGCCATGCACGGCAATAACAAGTCGGTCGCCGAACTTCAGGCGGCAGTGAAGGCCGGAGTGGGCCACATCGTCCTGGACTCGTCCATGGAGATCGACCGCCTCGACGCAGTCGCCGCCGAAGCCGGTGTCGTACAGGATGTCCTGATCCGTGTGACGGTCGGAGTGGAAGCGCACACCCACGAATTCATCTCGACCGCCCACGAGGACCAGAAGTTCGGTTTCTCACTGGCAGGCGGCAAGGCGATCGACGCGGTCCGGCGAGTATTCGCCGCAGACAATCTGCGTCTCGTCGGGCTGCACAGCCATATCGGTTCGCAGATCTTCGACGTGGACGGATTCGAGGTGGCAGCACACCGGGTGATCGGGCTGCTCCGCGACGTCGTCGCCGAGTTCGGTGTGGACAAGACCGCCCAGATCTCGATCATCGACCTCGGTGGCGGTATGGGCATCTCGTATGTGCCCAGCGACGATCCTCCGCCCGTGGACGAGTTGGCGGCCAAACTCGGCGACATCGTGCGCAACGAGTCCGCTCTCGCCGGCCTGCCCGAGCCGACCCTTGCAGTCGAGCCGGGACGAGCGATCGCCGGGCCGGGGACAGTCACGCTCTACGAGGTCGGCACCATCAAAGACGTCACCGTCGGGAGCGCGCTCACTCGCCGCTACGTCAGTGTCGACGGCGGAATGAGCGACAACATCCGCACGGCGCTGTATCAAGCGGAATATGAAGCGAAGCTCGTCTCCCGAGTCAGCGGAGCCGAACCCGTGGTGTCGCGAGTCGTGGGTAAACACTGCGAATCCGGCGACGTCGTCATCCGTGACACCTGGATGCCCGAGGACATCGATGCCGGCGATTTGCTTGCCGTCGCTGCCACCGGTGCATACTGCTACTCGATGTCGAGTAGGTACAACCTGCTCACCCGTCCTGCCGTGGTGGCGGTGCGCGACGGACAGTCGCGCGTGATCCTCCGGAGGGAAACCGTGGAAGACCTGCTCAGCTTGGAGGTACAAGAGTGA
- a CDS encoding DUF305 domain-containing protein translates to MAESADSAPGSGVGSGAEPAHSRPSQRAALLVIGVIGAVALGFALGFLARLPLQDNNSAVPQAGSVDVGFAQDMSVHHSQAVEMSAIAIRNTSDPTVRTLAYDILTTQQNQLGQMQGWLSIWDQPSLPSGGYMGWMASEHDGGHDHSSGENAHTGSMPTMPGMASSEDMARLRQATGTAVDVEYLQLMLRHHQGGLPMMEYAAQRASEPAVRGLAQTMVETQQGESRLLTDMLTERGAAPLPMN, encoded by the coding sequence ATGGCTGAATCGGCCGACTCCGCACCCGGATCCGGAGTCGGGTCCGGGGCCGAGCCGGCCCACTCCAGGCCGAGTCAGCGCGCCGCGCTCTTGGTGATCGGAGTGATCGGCGCCGTCGCACTCGGTTTCGCCCTCGGATTCCTGGCGCGACTTCCACTGCAGGACAACAACTCTGCGGTTCCCCAGGCGGGATCCGTCGATGTGGGATTCGCCCAGGACATGAGCGTGCACCACAGTCAGGCGGTGGAGATGTCGGCGATCGCCATCCGGAACACGAGTGATCCCACCGTCCGGACTCTCGCCTACGACATTCTGACCACCCAGCAGAACCAGCTCGGCCAGATGCAAGGATGGCTCTCGATCTGGGATCAGCCGTCCCTCCCGTCCGGCGGCTACATGGGCTGGATGGCGTCGGAGCACGACGGCGGACACGATCATTCCTCCGGCGAGAACGCACATACTGGGTCGATGCCGACGATGCCGGGAATGGCGTCGTCCGAGGACATGGCCAGGCTGCGACAGGCCACGGGGACCGCGGTCGACGTCGAATACCTCCAGTTGATGTTGCGACATCACCAGGGTGGACTGCCCATGATGGAATACGCCGCGCAACGGGCCTCCGAGCCCGCCGTCCGCGGGCTCGCACAGACCATGGTCGAGACCCAGCAGGGCGAGTCGAGGTTGCTCACCGACATGCTCACCGAACGCGGCGCCGCTCCGCTCCCGATGAACTGA
- the argS gene encoding arginine--tRNA ligase, translated as MTPADLAELLRGTAAKVLAERGLDVSVLPETLTVERPRNPEHGDYATNVAMQVAKKVGTNPRELATWLAEALTAAEGIDSADIAGPGFLNIRLAADAQGAIVAKILEAGTAYGSGHTLDGKKINLEFVSANPTGPIHLGGTRWAAVGDALGRILSTQGAAVTREYYFNDHGAQIDRFSRSLIAAAKGEPAPDDGYAGAYIADIAAQVLAQRPDALELPAGEQQEVFRSLGVDLMFAHIKRTLHEFGVDFDVYFHENSLFESGAVEKAVETLKSSGSLFQEDGAWWLKSTDFGDDKDRVVIKSDGNAAYIAGDIAYFQNKRARGFDLCIYMLGADHHGYIGRLKAAAAAFGDDPDTVEVLIGQMVNLVRDGVAVKMSKRAGTVITLDDLVEAIGVDASRYALIRSSVDSSIDIDLELWTSTGNENPVYYVQYAHARLSAIARNAAELGVTVADPAFALLVSEQEGDLIRTLGEYPRVVTSAANLREPHRIARYLEELAGAYHRFYGACRVLPQGDEEVGPLHVARLALCDASRQVLANGLALLGVSAPEQM; from the coding sequence GTGACTCCAGCTGACCTTGCCGAACTGCTCCGCGGAACCGCCGCGAAGGTGCTCGCCGAACGTGGACTCGACGTGTCCGTGCTACCCGAAACTCTCACGGTCGAGCGCCCGCGCAACCCCGAGCACGGTGATTACGCCACCAACGTCGCGATGCAGGTGGCAAAGAAGGTCGGCACCAACCCCCGCGAACTCGCGACCTGGCTCGCCGAGGCGCTGACCGCCGCCGAGGGTATCGACAGTGCCGATATCGCCGGCCCCGGTTTCCTCAACATCCGCCTGGCCGCCGACGCCCAGGGCGCCATCGTCGCCAAGATCCTCGAAGCGGGCACCGCGTACGGATCCGGGCACACCCTCGACGGCAAGAAGATCAACCTGGAGTTCGTGTCCGCAAACCCGACCGGACCCATCCACCTCGGCGGTACGCGCTGGGCTGCTGTCGGTGACGCGCTCGGCCGCATCCTGTCCACCCAGGGTGCCGCCGTCACACGCGAGTACTACTTCAACGACCACGGCGCCCAGATCGACCGCTTCTCCCGGTCGCTCATCGCCGCCGCCAAGGGGGAACCTGCTCCCGACGACGGTTACGCGGGTGCATACATCGCCGACATCGCGGCTCAGGTGCTCGCGCAGCGTCCCGATGCACTGGAACTTCCGGCGGGTGAGCAGCAGGAAGTGTTCCGTTCGCTCGGAGTCGACCTGATGTTCGCGCACATCAAACGCACCCTGCACGAGTTCGGAGTGGACTTCGACGTCTACTTCCACGAAAACTCGCTGTTCGAGTCCGGTGCGGTCGAGAAGGCCGTCGAGACCTTGAAGTCCTCCGGCAGTCTCTTCCAGGAGGACGGTGCCTGGTGGCTCAAGAGCACCGACTTCGGTGACGACAAGGATCGTGTCGTCATCAAGAGTGACGGCAACGCGGCCTACATTGCGGGGGACATCGCCTACTTCCAAAACAAGCGTGCGCGCGGCTTCGATCTGTGTATCTACATGCTCGGCGCGGATCATCACGGCTACATCGGCCGGCTCAAGGCCGCGGCCGCCGCATTCGGCGACGACCCGGACACCGTCGAGGTGTTGATCGGGCAGATGGTCAATCTGGTCCGCGACGGGGTCGCCGTGAAGATGAGCAAGCGGGCCGGGACGGTGATCACGCTCGACGACCTGGTCGAGGCCATCGGTGTCGACGCCTCGCGATACGCGTTGATCCGCTCGTCGGTGGATTCGAGCATCGACATCGACCTCGAGCTGTGGACCAGCACGGGCAACGAGAACCCGGTCTACTACGTGCAGTACGCGCACGCCCGGTTGTCGGCCATTGCGCGCAACGCCGCCGAGCTGGGTGTCACGGTTGCCGATCCGGCCTTCGCGTTGTTGGTCTCCGAGCAGGAGGGTGATCTCATCCGCACGCTCGGCGAGTATCCGCGCGTCGTCACCAGTGCGGCGAATCTCCGTGAGCCGCACCGCATTGCGCGGTACCTCGAAGAGCTGGCCGGCGCTTACCACCGGTTCTACGGCGCGTGCCGGGTTCTGCCTCAGGGCGACGAGGAGGTCGGGCCACTGCATGTCGCGCGGCTCGCTCTGTGCGACGCCTCGCGTCAGGTACTGGCAAACGGTCTCGCGCTCCTCGGCGTGAGCGCCCCGGAGCAGATGTGA
- a CDS encoding DUF3105 domain-containing protein — protein sequence MPSGSDSRGPGKNSGAKSAKAIKAAKRKSGGAKAKGGVSAPRHIPWLTIGASAAVLALVAILAVNLVPKYQAKEEAQRYAPSAENPDPSVNIDGVLKIDYPAGIHIQPTQRVAYDQSPPFGGPHDAIWATCTGTVYANAIRTENAVHSLEHGAVWVAYNPDTLSAEQVDTLQDKVDGQSYTLMSPYPGLDSPISLQSWGHQLKLDSADDERIDQFITALRINKNTYPEVGASCSTIPGSGFDPDNPPPFDPSAPGTDAVPMDGGGIAPDQSETGGAGAQLPSDLQLPSDLQQAPAEGGNG from the coding sequence ATGCCAAGCGGTTCGGATAGTCGCGGTCCCGGTAAGAACTCCGGTGCCAAGTCGGCCAAGGCCATCAAGGCCGCCAAGAGAAAGAGTGGCGGCGCGAAAGCCAAGGGCGGCGTCTCCGCGCCCCGGCACATTCCGTGGCTGACGATCGGTGCGTCGGCGGCGGTCCTCGCGCTCGTCGCGATCCTCGCGGTCAACCTGGTGCCCAAGTATCAGGCGAAGGAGGAGGCCCAGCGGTACGCACCCAGTGCCGAAAATCCCGACCCTTCGGTCAACATCGACGGCGTGCTGAAGATCGACTACCCGGCCGGCATCCACATCCAGCCGACGCAGCGCGTCGCCTACGACCAGTCACCTCCGTTCGGCGGCCCGCACGACGCCATCTGGGCGACGTGCACCGGCACCGTGTACGCCAATGCGATCCGCACCGAGAACGCAGTGCACTCTCTCGAGCACGGCGCCGTGTGGGTCGCCTACAACCCCGACACGCTGTCTGCGGAGCAGGTCGACACACTGCAGGACAAGGTGGACGGCCAGAGCTACACCCTGATGTCGCCGTACCCGGGGCTCGACAGTCCGATCTCTCTGCAGTCGTGGGGCCACCAGCTGAAGCTCGACAGCGCCGACGACGAGCGGATCGATCAGTTCATCACGGCCCTGCGTATCAACAAGAACACCTACCCGGAGGTCGGTGCCAGCTGCTCGACCATCCCCGGCTCCGGTTTCGACCCGGACAACCCGCCCCCCTTCGATCCGAGCGCACCCGGCACCGACGCAGTGCCGATGGACGGTGGCGGCATCGCGCCGGACCAGTCCGAGACCGGCGGGGCGGGAGCCCAGTTGCCGAGCGATTTGCAGCTGCCCTCCGACCTGCAGCAGGCGCCCGCCGAGGGCGGTAATGGCTGA
- a CDS encoding AMP-binding protein, translated as MSWYDDRPWMDRYEERVRRVGDIPARTALDMFESAVVTAGDGPAVRYLGGTLGYREVDQLTDGIAAYLLENGFQRGDRLAIYLQNIPQFVLALIGTWKAGGVVVPLNPMYRDELAHILTDAGVTAIVCSESAWADRVGSRASEAGVRIALTSSELDIQTSDDERLFRTVTRARSENVPDLLEVARVRAGATVPDPGLTPEDIALVSYTSGTSGVPKGATNTHRNLTVNSAILRLYEDKPAGAPIFALAPLFHITGMVCQLLTAIDLASPLILVYRFEPGVVLDALERERPIFMVGPSTAYMALMAHPDFSGERFASLEAVMSGGAPLPPAIVERFRELTGKYIRNGYGLTETSAPCVVVPPNLEAPVDPASGTLAIGLPLPCAVVRIIGEDGKDLEPLEVGEIAVDGPMVVPAYWNKPDATAQALPGGRLLTGDVGFMDAEGWVYVVDRKKDMINASGFKVWPREVEDVLYQHPAVREAAVVGEPDSYRGETVAAFVSLRPGTTVETADLVEYCRERLATYKAPRRVEIVDELPKTASGKILRREMRRRAPA; from the coding sequence ATGAGCTGGTACGACGACAGGCCCTGGATGGACCGGTACGAGGAGAGGGTTCGACGCGTGGGAGATATCCCCGCCCGTACCGCGCTCGACATGTTCGAGTCGGCGGTCGTCACCGCCGGAGACGGCCCGGCGGTGCGTTACCTCGGCGGCACGCTCGGCTACCGGGAAGTCGACCAACTCACCGACGGTATCGCCGCGTACCTGCTCGAGAACGGGTTTCAGCGGGGCGACCGGCTCGCGATCTACCTGCAGAACATTCCGCAGTTCGTCCTCGCGTTGATCGGAACGTGGAAGGCCGGCGGTGTCGTCGTTCCTCTCAACCCGATGTACCGGGACGAGCTCGCACACATCCTCACCGACGCGGGGGTCACCGCGATCGTGTGCAGCGAGAGCGCGTGGGCAGACCGGGTGGGTTCGCGCGCGTCGGAAGCGGGCGTGCGGATCGCGCTCACCTCGAGCGAACTCGACATCCAGACTTCTGACGACGAGCGCTTGTTCCGGACGGTAACCCGTGCCCGCAGTGAGAACGTGCCCGACCTCCTCGAGGTGGCACGGGTGCGGGCCGGAGCGACGGTGCCTGATCCCGGGCTGACACCCGAAGACATTGCCCTGGTGTCCTACACGTCCGGAACCAGCGGCGTACCCAAGGGTGCCACCAACACCCACCGCAACCTGACGGTGAACAGCGCAATTCTGCGACTGTACGAGGACAAACCGGCCGGCGCGCCGATCTTCGCCCTGGCACCGCTCTTCCACATCACGGGAATGGTGTGCCAGCTCCTCACAGCGATCGACCTGGCGTCGCCGCTGATCCTGGTGTACCGCTTCGAACCGGGGGTCGTCCTCGATGCCCTCGAACGTGAGCGGCCGATCTTCATGGTGGGTCCGTCCACCGCGTACATGGCGTTGATGGCGCACCCCGACTTCTCCGGGGAACGCTTCGCCTCCCTCGAGGCCGTCATGTCCGGCGGCGCCCCACTGCCTCCCGCCATCGTCGAGCGCTTCCGCGAGCTCACCGGCAAATACATTCGCAACGGTTACGGGCTCACCGAAACGAGCGCACCCTGCGTCGTCGTCCCGCCCAACCTGGAAGCACCGGTCGATCCGGCATCGGGAACGCTGGCGATCGGCCTGCCCCTGCCCTGCGCAGTGGTCCGGATCATCGGCGAAGACGGAAAAGACCTGGAGCCACTCGAGGTCGGCGAAATTGCCGTCGACGGACCGATGGTGGTACCCGCCTACTGGAACAAGCCGGACGCCACGGCGCAGGCACTGCCGGGTGGCCGTCTCCTCACCGGCGATGTCGGCTTCATGGACGCCGAGGGCTGGGTGTACGTGGTGGACCGCAAGAAGGACATGATCAACGCGTCCGGGTTCAAGGTGTGGCCGCGGGAGGTCGAGGACGTTCTCTACCAGCATCCGGCGGTGCGCGAAGCCGCAGTCGTCGGTGAACCGGACAGCTATCGCGGTGAAACCGTCGCCGCCTTCGTCAGCCTGCGGCCGGGTACGACGGTGGAGACGGCCGACCTCGTCGAGTACTGCCGGGAGCGGCTGGCCACCTACAAGGCCCCGCGGCGGGTGGAAATCGTCGACGAACTGCCGAAGACGGCGAGCGGGAAGATCCTCCGCCGCGAGATGCGTCGCCGCGCGCCTGCCTGA
- a CDS encoding N(5)-(carboxyethyl)ornithine synthase: MHQPHPHPLTLGVIARSSKADERRLPIHPLHFDRIDADLLGRIHLEHGYGEPFGVSDEQLARSVAGMRTRSELIAQSDVVLLPKPLAKDLEDLRDGQILWGWPHCVQDTELTQVAIDRRLTLVAFEAMNHWSAEGSFQLHVFHKNNELAGYSSVLHALSIAGSTGDYGRRLRAVVLGFGATARGAVTALNALGIHDVHVVTQRGVTAVSSPIHSAEIVQFDHDGADPRRSHVTTDDGRLPLAGFLARHDIIVNCVLQDTEAPLTFLVDEDIDTLLPGCLVVDVSCDEGMGFAWARPTSFADPTFMIGENVRYYGVDHSPSHLWNSATWEISEALLPHLRTVLGGPAAWDTSETIRRAIEIRDGVVQNPKILSFQDRAADYPHAVLT, translated from the coding sequence GTGCACCAGCCCCACCCACATCCGCTCACCCTCGGCGTGATCGCGCGCTCGAGCAAGGCCGACGAACGCCGACTTCCGATTCACCCCCTGCACTTCGACCGCATCGACGCCGACCTGCTGGGCCGTATCCACCTCGAGCACGGTTACGGCGAGCCGTTCGGTGTGTCCGACGAGCAACTGGCCCGCTCGGTCGCGGGAATGCGCACACGGAGCGAGCTGATCGCGCAATCCGACGTCGTACTGCTCCCGAAGCCTCTCGCGAAGGATCTCGAGGATCTGCGCGACGGACAGATCCTCTGGGGGTGGCCGCACTGCGTGCAGGACACCGAGCTCACCCAGGTGGCCATCGATCGTCGCCTCACCCTCGTCGCCTTCGAAGCCATGAATCACTGGAGTGCCGAAGGGTCGTTCCAGCTGCATGTCTTCCACAAGAACAACGAGCTCGCCGGCTACTCGTCCGTATTGCACGCCCTGTCGATCGCCGGGTCGACGGGTGATTACGGCCGTCGACTCCGCGCGGTCGTGCTCGGTTTCGGGGCCACCGCCCGCGGGGCCGTCACCGCGCTGAATGCTCTGGGAATCCATGACGTTCATGTCGTCACGCAGCGTGGCGTGACCGCCGTCAGCTCGCCCATCCACTCGGCGGAGATCGTCCAGTTCGACCACGACGGCGCCGACCCACGTCGAAGCCACGTCACGACGGACGACGGCCGGCTGCCGCTGGCGGGTTTCCTGGCCCGTCACGACATCATCGTCAACTGTGTTCTGCAGGACACCGAGGCGCCGCTGACCTTCCTCGTCGACGAGGACATCGACACCCTCCTGCCTGGTTGCCTCGTCGTCGACGTGTCCTGCGACGAAGGGATGGGCTTTGCCTGGGCGCGTCCAACCTCCTTCGCGGACCCGACGTTCATGATCGGCGAGAACGTCCGCTACTACGGTGTCGACCACAGCCCGTCACATTTGTGGAACTCCGCAACCTGGGAGATCAGCGAGGCGCTGCTCCCCCATCTGCGCACCGTTCTCGGTGGACCCGCGGCCTGGGACACCAGCGAGACGATCCGGCGGGCGATCGAGATCCGCGACGGAGTGGTGCAGAACCCCAAGATCCTGTCGTTCCAGGACCGTGCGGCCGACTACCCGCACGCGGTCCTTACCTGA
- a CDS encoding phosphoketolase, translated as MTDRQHVHSENSNAEYPERELELDLRWWSAANYLTVAQIYLQDNVLLREPLLREHIKPRLLGHWGTSPGLSMIYALLNRLIRRTDADCLYVTGPGHGGPALVAATYLEGTYSEVYPAVSGDAAGLRHLCRQFSTPGGIPSHVSVQTPGSIHEGGELGYALAHAAGAAFDHPNLLVACVIGDGEAETGPLSASWKLPAFLNPERDGAVLPILHVNGAKIAGPTVYGRSTDTDIERFLSGQGWAPTVVEGDDPAVVFRTLDRALVDAHDRITEIRQEARAGRRHPVKWPAIVLRTPKGWTGPHRVDGVLVEGTHRSHQVPLSGVRTNDEHRRQLEEWMRSYSPETLFDPQGALVPELAQLAPRGDKRMGSSPYANGGRLRVDLPIPPLHKYALTIERPGATLHETTRVLGELLRDVYAATTTPDGGGYFRLFCPDETASNRLGAVFESTDRCWQLPVADYDDHMSAGGRVMEVLSEHLCEGWLEGYLLSGRHGLFASYEAFAMVSVSMLVQHAKWLQHAVDLPWRSPVASLNVLLTSTCWRNDHNGFSHQGPGMIDAVIPLAPDVVRVWLPPDSNTLLSIADHCLRSTDHVNVIVVDKQPHLQYLTLEEANAHCAAGASVWAWAGTEAAADTVDIVLAAAGDVPTQEILAAAQLLREHTPDLVTRVVNVVDLMALLTPTEHPHGFDDRTFTDLFTADTDVVFAFHGYSRAVHELLHGRPQPERFHVRGFSEQGTTTTPFDMVVLNRMSRYHLALEALRRVEAEPVGATELADFCLTQLERHGEYVVEHFEDLPEVRDWTWS; from the coding sequence ATGACCGATCGGCAGCATGTCCATTCGGAAAACTCGAACGCGGAGTATCCGGAGCGCGAACTCGAGTTGGATCTCCGCTGGTGGTCGGCGGCCAACTATCTCACCGTCGCGCAGATCTATTTGCAGGACAATGTGCTTCTGCGTGAGCCGCTGCTTCGGGAGCACATCAAGCCCCGGCTCCTCGGGCACTGGGGGACCAGTCCCGGTTTGTCGATGATCTACGCGCTTCTCAACAGGTTGATCCGGCGTACAGACGCGGACTGCCTGTACGTGACGGGGCCTGGTCACGGCGGACCCGCCCTCGTCGCTGCCACGTATTTGGAGGGGACGTACTCGGAGGTGTATCCCGCGGTCTCCGGTGATGCTGCCGGACTCCGGCACTTGTGCCGGCAATTCTCGACACCGGGAGGTATCCCGAGTCATGTCAGCGTGCAGACGCCGGGCAGTATCCACGAAGGCGGTGAGCTGGGATATGCACTGGCGCACGCCGCGGGTGCGGCATTCGACCACCCGAACCTGTTGGTGGCGTGTGTGATCGGAGACGGTGAGGCGGAGACGGGGCCGCTGTCCGCTTCGTGGAAGCTCCCCGCCTTCCTCAACCCGGAACGGGACGGTGCCGTGTTACCGATCCTGCACGTCAATGGGGCCAAAATTGCCGGACCCACCGTCTACGGGCGCAGTACCGACACGGACATCGAACGCTTCCTCAGTGGCCAGGGATGGGCGCCGACCGTGGTCGAGGGCGACGACCCGGCCGTGGTTTTCCGCACACTCGACCGGGCGCTGGTCGACGCGCACGACCGGATAACCGAGATCCGCCAGGAGGCGCGGGCGGGTCGCCGGCATCCTGTGAAATGGCCGGCGATCGTGCTCCGCACTCCGAAGGGCTGGACCGGCCCCCACCGTGTCGATGGTGTCCTCGTCGAGGGAACACACCGTTCCCATCAAGTTCCGCTGTCGGGCGTCCGCACCAACGACGAGCATCGGCGTCAGCTCGAGGAATGGATGCGGTCCTACTCCCCGGAGACCCTGTTCGATCCTCAGGGTGCATTGGTGCCCGAACTCGCTCAGCTGGCGCCGCGGGGCGACAAACGAATGGGTTCTTCTCCCTATGCCAACGGCGGGCGTCTACGCGTCGATCTTCCGATACCACCACTGCACAAGTACGCGTTGACCATCGAAAGGCCGGGGGCCACGCTGCACGAGACCACCCGCGTCCTCGGCGAACTGTTACGGGACGTCTACGCGGCGACCACCACACCGGACGGCGGCGGATACTTTCGGCTGTTCTGCCCGGACGAGACGGCCAGCAATCGGTTGGGCGCCGTGTTCGAGAGCACTGATCGATGCTGGCAGCTACCCGTCGCCGACTACGACGACCACATGTCCGCGGGCGGACGGGTGATGGAGGTGCTCAGCGAGCACCTGTGCGAGGGGTGGCTCGAGGGGTACCTGCTGTCCGGGCGGCACGGGCTCTTTGCCAGCTACGAGGCCTTCGCGATGGTCAGTGTGTCGATGCTCGTTCAGCACGCGAAGTGGCTGCAACACGCGGTGGACCTGCCGTGGCGATCGCCGGTGGCCTCGCTCAACGTGCTGTTGACCAGCACCTGCTGGCGCAACGACCACAACGGTTTCAGCCACCAGGGGCCCGGGATGATCGACGCCGTCATTCCCCTCGCCCCGGATGTCGTTCGGGTGTGGCTTCCCCCCGACTCGAACACGCTGCTCTCGATTGCCGACCACTGTCTCCGCAGCACCGACCACGTCAACGTCATCGTGGTGGACAAGCAACCGCACCTCCAATACTTGACGCTCGAGGAAGCGAACGCGCACTGCGCGGCCGGGGCGTCGGTCTGGGCGTGGGCGGGTACCGAGGCAGCCGCCGATACCGTGGACATCGTGCTTGCCGCGGCGGGTGACGTTCCTACGCAAGAAATTCTCGCGGCAGCCCAGCTGTTGCGTGAGCACACACCCGACCTCGTCACCCGTGTGGTCAACGTGGTCGATCTGATGGCGTTGCTGACGCCCACGGAGCACCCGCACGGTTTCGACGACCGCACATTCACCGACCTCTTCACCGCTGATACCGACGTGGTGTTCGCGTTCCACGGCTATTCACGCGCGGTCCACGAGTTACTGCACGGTCGGCCGCAACCCGAACGCTTTCATGTTCGCGGCTTCAGCGAGCAGGGCACCACGACCACCCCGTTCGACATGGTGGTGCTGAACAGGATGAGCCGCTACCACCTCGCGCTCGAGGCGCTGCGCCGTGTAGAGGCCGAACCCGTCGGGGCCACCGAGCTCGCCGATTTCTGCCTCACCCAGCTCGAGCGGCACGGCGAGTACGTGGTCGAGCACTTCGAGGACCTGCCGGAGGTACGCGACTGGACCTGGTCCTGA
- a CDS encoding SDR family oxidoreductase, translating into MDAHSLFDVAGKTVVVTGGSRGIGRMIAEGFVRAGARVLVSSRKADDCAETASELSALGPGSCQAHPADLSTPDGIDSLAAHVEEVAPRLDALVNNAGATWGAPVDEFPEAAFDKIFDINVKSVFSLTQKLLPRLRAAATGDQPARIINIGSIDGLVVSSSDNFSYGASKAAVHMLTRKLAATLAGENITVNAIAPGPFPTKMIAHLLGDTARRELVESAVPLGRVGCAEDIAGTAIFLSSRAGAYLTGTVIPVDGGLSGTR; encoded by the coding sequence GTGGATGCTCATTCGCTGTTCGATGTCGCCGGAAAGACTGTAGTCGTCACGGGAGGTTCGCGCGGTATCGGCCGGATGATCGCCGAAGGATTCGTCCGGGCGGGAGCGCGGGTCCTCGTGTCGTCCCGTAAAGCCGACGACTGCGCCGAGACGGCGTCCGAGCTGTCCGCGCTCGGGCCGGGGTCCTGTCAAGCCCATCCCGCCGATCTGTCCACTCCGGACGGCATCGACAGCCTCGCCGCCCACGTCGAGGAGGTAGCCCCGCGACTCGACGCTCTGGTCAACAATGCCGGCGCGACGTGGGGCGCACCGGTCGACGAGTTTCCCGAGGCCGCGTTCGACAAGATCTTCGACATCAACGTCAAGAGTGTGTTCTCGCTGACGCAGAAACTACTGCCCAGACTGCGGGCCGCGGCCACCGGGGATCAACCCGCCCGGATCATCAACATCGGTTCGATCGACGGCCTGGTCGTGTCGAGCAGCGACAACTTTTCGTACGGAGCGAGTAAAGCTGCCGTGCACATGCTCACGCGGAAGCTCGCGGCCACACTGGCCGGCGAGAACATCACCGTCAATGCGATTGCGCCCGGACCATTTCCGACGAAGATGATTGCCCACCTCCTCGGCGATACGGCGCGCCGGGAACTCGTCGAGAGCGCCGTTCCACTCGGCCGGGTCGGCTGTGCCGAGGACATCGCGGGCACCGCGATATTCCTGTCCTCGCGGGCGGGCGCATACCTGACGGGCACCGTCATCCCCGTCGACGGGGGACTGTCGGGCACACGTTGA